One Lycium ferocissimum isolate CSIRO_LF1 unplaced genomic scaffold, AGI_CSIRO_Lferr_CH_V1 ctg992, whole genome shotgun sequence genomic region harbors:
- the LOC132046229 gene encoding light-harvesting complex-like protein OHP2, chloroplastic: MSVASSSTFPCIKIQNYPSSSSSSSCYTLRFCTTNPTILTIRNSQAEGPFRRPVAPSPPKPNIQPPSSPPPPPPPSSTTNVPPKNVAVTTSEGKNVITLEFQRQKAKELQGYFKQKKLEEANQGPFFGFIAKNEISNGRWAMFGFAVGMLTEYATGSDFVDQVKILLSNFGIVDLE; this comes from the exons atgtcAGTAGCATCATCATCTACCTTCCCTTGCATTAAAATCCAAAACTACCcttcttcatcttctagttcttcttgTTACACTTTGAGATTTTGTACAACAAACCCCACAATACTTACTATAAGGAATTCTCAAGCTGAAGGTCCATTTAGAAGACCAGTTGCACCATCACCACCTAAGCCTAATATCCAACCACCATcctcaccaccaccaccaccaccaccaagtAGTACTACTAATGTTCCACCTAAGAATGTGGCTGTGACAACTTCTGAGGGTAAGAATGTAATTACCTTGGAATTTCAAAGGCAAAAGGCTAAGGAACTTCAAGGTTACTTCAAAcaaaagaaacttgaagaagctAATCAAGGCCCCTTCTTTGGTTTTATTGCCAAGAATGAAATTTCCAATGGCag ATGGGCAATGTTTGGTTTTGCTGTCGGGATGTTAACAGAGTATGCAACCGGCTCTGACTTTGTCGATCAAGTTAAGATCCTTCTCTCGAATTTTGGGATAGTTGACCTGGAATGA
- the LOC132046225 gene encoding uncharacterized protein LOC132046225: MNQLLQQIHNLLKKIKTIRRSYNKCFDFFQQIVNLLPQLIHFLLYTPLQSALIDCESVATSDSLSATLVATSYIPVATPEDGQETEQDKQEDEGNDDGTEGDEDDEKDEENEKDKENEQTEKDDEEDEEENKITYSKSVGNNQIAATDVATDFPSVATD; this comes from the exons ATGAATCAGTTATTGCAACAGATTCACAATTtgttgaaaaaaatcaaaacgatTCGAAGAAGCTACAACAagtgttttgattttttccaacaGATTGTGAATTTGTTGCCACAACTGATTCACTTTCTGCTTTATACACCGTTGCAATCAGCTTTAATCG ATTgtgaatctgttgcaacaagtgatTCACTTTCTGcaacacttgttgcaacaagttatataCCTGTTGCAACA CCTGAAGATGGGCAAGAAACAGAACAAGACAAACAAGAAGATGAAGGAAATGATGATGGAACTGAAGGAGATGAAGATGacgaaaaagatgaagaaaatgaaaaagataaagaaaatgaaCAAACTGAAAAggatgatgaagaagatgaagaagaaaataagatcACTT attccaAATCTGTTGGTAATAATCAAATAGCTGCTACAGATGTCGCAACAGATTTtccatctgttgcaacagattaa